In a genomic window of Phycodurus eques isolate BA_2022a chromosome 2, UOR_Pequ_1.1, whole genome shotgun sequence:
- the gpalpp1 gene encoding GPALPP motifs-containing protein 1, with the protein MASQNSIGPALPPSFKNASDSDDESDFAGPALPPGYKRGEQSSSSDESEVVVKRVKTGHFSEDKHAVMKTKADEDDGFFGPALPPGFSKKQSSPERPPVLGPALPPGFRHAVYDDNDGDEEGFPGPALPPGYKADSFSSEDEDIIGPMPSSCPVQNTVTLDIERRARMMKDKLTKVDAPEVQTRETWMTELPPELQHIGLGARTFKKRSGPAKGDRSIWTDTPADTERKSRERLERKKKGETEKDSAPQISQKDLEMADTVSKYNKTKRSESLMSLHTKTMKEKAKQPKDEPVERRAFDRENDLQVNRFDDAQKQRLLKKSQELNTRFSHSNDRMFL; encoded by the exons ATGGCGTCTCAGAACTCTATAGGACCTGCTTTGCCCCCAagctttaaaaatgcttcagatTCTGACGATGAAAGTGACT TTGCCGGTCCCGCTTTGCCTCCCGGTTACAAACGAGGTGAACAGTCCAGCTCGTCAGATGAAAGTGAAGTGGTCGTCAAAAGAGTCAAGACAGGACACTTCTCGGAAGACAAACATGCAGT GATGAAGACAAAGGCTGACGAAGATGACGGCTTCTTTGGACCAGCATTACCTCCAGGTTTTAGCAAGAAACAGAGTTCACCAGAGAG GCCACCTGTGCTGGGTCCAGCTTTACCTCCTGGGTTCCGCCATGCAGTGTATGATGACAATGATGGAGATGAAGAGGGTTTCCCAGGACCTGCCTTACCTCCAGGCTACAAGGCTGACTCCTTCAGCAGTGAGGATGAGGATATTATTGGACCCATGCCATCCAGCTGTCCAGTTCAAAATACGGTGACTCTGGACATTGAACGCAGGGCGCGAATGATGAAAGACAAGCTGACTAAAGTT GATGCACCTGAGGTCCAAACCCGAGAGACTTGGATGACAGAACTTCCACCAGAACTACAACACATTGGCTTGGGAGCTCGTACTTTCAAGAAGAGGTCAGGTCCGGCGAAGGGTGACCGCTCCATTTGGACAGATACACCTGCTGACACAGAGCGCAAGTCCAGG GAGCGCCtcgagagaaagaaaaagggtGAGACTGAGAAAGATTCCGCCCCACAAATTTCTCAAAAGGATTTGGAAATGGCAGACACGGTGTCGAAGTATAAT AAAACTAAACGCTCAGAATCTCTGATGAGTTTGCATACAAAGACCATGAAGGAGAAGGCAAAGCAGCCGAAAGACGAGCCGGTGGAGAGAAGAGCATTTGATCGGGAAAATGACCTGCAGGTCAACCGCTTCGATGATGCGCAGAAGCAGCGACTGCTGAAGAAATCTCAGGAACTGAACACACGGTTCTCCCATAGCAATGATAGGATGTTCCTGTAA